From the Montipora capricornis isolate CH-2021 chromosome 2, ASM3666992v2, whole genome shotgun sequence genome, one window contains:
- the LOC138037575 gene encoding uncharacterized protein encodes MTEKKIELERTAKASLAKLPQSKITPFKGTAADWVRFENMFLTQINSRPTSDEEKFGYLRESVGPKVRDRIANLKPGTVGYKTAWERLKKEYGQTKVVVNAHMDEIINLTPVRGSNYSKVQEFYEKLSKNFDALQTLEEGEKLHGFVMATLNKLPQVKPDLVRVDENWEDWSMEDLIDALQKWLRRNSIETSNEQHKKSEKYLFTLKGEKPTPYCLFCRKQDHWSDSCTVVTELVDRRKFFMDHSLCFNCGRSGHRSEQCRRRGCLKCKYKHHTSICDKRERASSMQNEVSQASRPTEVSLTGYTMQRRKYYLL; translated from the coding sequence ATGACCGAGAAGAAAATCGAATTAGAAAGAACCGCCAAAGCAAGCCTAGCGAAACTTCCCCAATCGAAGATAACTCCGTTCAAAGGCACCGCCGCGGATTGGGTAAGGTTTGAAAACATGTTCCTTACGCAAATTAACAGCAGACCAACTTCTGACGAAGAGAAGTTTGGCTACCTCCGCGAGTCTGTCGGGCCGAAAGTGAGAGACAGAATAGCAAATCTCAAACCTGGAACGGTTGGATATAAGACCGCGTGGGAGCGGCTTAAGAAGGAGTACGGGCAAACCAAAGTAGTGGTGAACGCACACATGGATGAAATCATCAATTTAACTCCAGTGAGGGGGTCAAATTACAGCAAGGTACAAGAGTTCTACGAGAAGCTCAGTAAGAACTTCGATGCACTCCAAACGCTCGAAGAAGGTGAAAAGCTTCACGGGTTTGTTATGGCTACGCTTAACAAATTGCCCCAAGTCAAACCTGACCTGGTAAGAGTGGATGAGAATTGGGAGGACTGGTCCATGGAAGATCTGATTGATGCCCTGCAGAAGTGGCTGAGAAGAAACAGCATAGAGACCAGCAATGAACAGCACAAGAAGTCTGAGAAGTACTTGTTCACGCTGAAGGGAGAAAAACCAACACCATATTGTCTTTTCTGTAGAAAGCAAGACCATTGGAGTGATAGCTGTACCGTAGTAACAGAGTTAGTGGACAGGAGGAAGTTCTTCATGGATCATAGCTTGTGTTTTAACTGTGGACGTTCGGGTCACAGATCAGAGCAGTGCCGTAGGCGAGGGTGCCTGAAATGCAAGTACAAGCATCATACAAGCATATGTGATAAGCGAGAGAGAGCGAGCAGCATGCAGAATGAAGTGTCACAAGCCAGCAGGCCAACTGAAGTGTCATTGACAGGCTACACTATGCAGAGGAGAAAGTACTACCTGCTATAA
- the LOC138037576 gene encoding limbic system-associated membrane protein-like → MKKRLEEAKAHAWRRWKREYIHSLMEGHRLNKKEGATLVVGEVVLVDGDEKNRGEWKKGKVTRLIQVPVSNIVTSSNQTVSLSDELTLSCSADGRPKPTITWTRLSDNTVVNMTLNISSKQYGGCYRCTADNGVGKALTKDVCINVLFPPIVTLKSNFFVGREQPASLKCEVEGNPTPSVHWNPCDLPHIGCNKEYLDISKVQTPRANYTCTGSNYLGNDSETTLLVIGGKNIFISLSTSEECDEKESVWETLQHEAN, encoded by the exons ATGAAAAAGAGGTTGGAAGAAGCTAAGGCCCATGCATGGAGACGATGGAAGAGAGAATACATCCACAGTCTAATGGAAGGTCACCGTCTAAACAAGAAAGAGGGAGCTACACTCGTAGTCGGAGAAGTTGTTCTTGTCGATGGAGACGAAAAGAACCGTGGAGAGTGGAAGAAAGGGAAGGTGACCCGACTCATTCAAG tTCCTGTGAGCAACATTGTCACTTCAAGTAACCAAACAGTATCATTATCTGATGAACTGACTTTGAGCTGTTCAGCTGATGGAAGACCGAAACCAACAATAACCTGGACGAGACTCTCGGATAACACTGTAGTCAACATGACTTTGAACATAAGCAGTAAGCAGTATGGAGGATGCTACAGATGTACTGCTGATAATGGTGTTGGAAAAGCTTTGACAAAGGATGTCTGCATAAATGTTCTGT TTCCTCCTATAGTTACccttaaaagtaatttctttgttggCCGAGAGCAGCCTGCATCACTTAAGTGCGAAGTGGAAGGAAATCCAACACCCTCAGTTCATTGGAATCCTTGTGATCTTCCACATATTGGCTGTAATAAAGAGTACCTTGATATTTCTAAAGTGCAGACTCCACGTGCTAACTACACCTGTACAGGGAGCAATTATCTGGGAAATGATTCAGAAACCACACTTCTTG TCATTGGagggaaaaatattttcatcagCCTCAGCACAAGTGAAGAATGTGATGAAAAAGAGTCTGTGTGGGAAACACTTCAGCATGAGGCAAATTAG